The Neomonachus schauinslandi chromosome 11, ASM220157v2, whole genome shotgun sequence genome contains a region encoding:
- the LOC110576124 gene encoding olfactory receptor 5M11-like, whose protein sequence is MKMATLLPHNGTEATEFILLGLTSQWELQSILFVVFLLIYLITLTENFGLIALIRLTPRLQTPMYFFLTHLACVDIFYSTNLSPQMLVNFLSEKKTISYTGCLAQCFVFVTLFLTEYYMPSAMAYDRYLAICHPLHYNSRMSGPLCTCLVIFPYLWGAMVGTVQVILTSRLSFCRPNIINHFYCADPPLLMLTCSDTYIKETALFVSAGINLTGSLFIILISYVFIFITIMRIRSSEGQCKAFSTCGSHLTTVTLFCGSLFCMYLKPTNEQSVEQGKIVAVVCIFVNAMLNPFIYSLRNKDVKQALRAVFMRNLGTMEKKSILTVSQ, encoded by the coding sequence ATGAAGATGGCCACACTTCTCCCACACAATGGCACTGAGGCAACTGAGTTCATCCTCCTGGGACTGACCAGCCAATGGGAGCTGCAGTCCATCCTTTTTGTGGTGTTTCTCCTGATTTACCTCATCACCCTGACAGAGAACTTTGGATTGATTGCATTAATCAGACTCACTCCCCGACTGCAAACACCCATGTACTTTTTCCTCACCCACTTAGCATGCgtggatattttttattctactaATCTATCTCCTCAGATGCTTGTTAATTTCCTCTCTGAGAAGAAAACCATTTCCTACACGGGGTGTCTGgcccagtgttttgtttttgtgactCTGTTCCTTACTGAGTATTACATGCCCAGTGCCATGGCCTATGACAGGTACCTGGCTATCTGCCATCCCCTGCACTATAATAGCAGAATGTCCGGGCCACTTTGCACCTGCCTTGTCATTTTTCCCTACCTCTGGGGTGCTATGGTGGGCACAGTGCAGGTAATATTGACCTCTCGCTTGTCCTTTTGCAGACCCAACATCATCAACCATTTCTACTGTGCTGACCCACCCCTCCTCATGTTGACATGTTCTGACACTTACATAAAGGAGACTGCCCTGTTTGTGTCTGCAGGGATTAACCTCACTGGTTCCCTATTCATCATCCTCAtctcctatgttttcattttcatcacaaTTATGAGGATCCGTTCCAGCGAAGGGCAGTGCAAAGCCTTCTCCACCTGTGGCTCTCACCTGACCACTGTCACTTTGTTCTGTGGGTCCCTATTCTGCATGTATCTGAAACCAACAAATGAGCAGTCTGTTGAACAAGGAAAAATTGTGGCCGTGGTTTGTATCTTTGTGAATGCCATGTTGAATCCATTTATCTACAGCCTGAGGAACAAAGATGTGAAACAGGCTTTGAGAGCAGTGTTTATGAGAAACCTTGGTACAATGGAGAAAAAGTCCATTTTGACAGTCTcccagtga